CGTATTCGTGTCTTATAAAGCAAAGTTATTTTGAATATATTGCTGAACATTCTTGGAAGGTATTGTTGCTTAGGCATGAAAATTCAGAGCTTTGTGTTTGTGACCTTTCTCAAACAGCCAGGATTGAGTTGCGGGATTTTAGCCTAGAAACTCAAATTAAGTTGTTGGCTAATGTTGTTACTGCTTTTCGTTCAATTTGTTCAATTCTCAAGATTTCTTCACCAGTCCCTAATACTAAGATTGGAGTCGCTAAAACACATAGGGTTTGGTTGGGGGCTTTTCCTGATGAGAATTTATTCAGGAGTGTCTGTGCTTCAGATATTAAGGTGGCTGAGCATTGGAAAAAAAGCTGTAAAGGTGTACCTGAAATCGAGCATGTTTTATGGACAAGTAATATTCAGCTGCTTAATGGAAGTTATGATCACATTGCAAAATTCTCAAATCTGAAAATTCGAAGCATAGATTATTTGCTAGAAGAAGCTTATTCACAGTTTCCTGAAGGCAGGCATCTTTTTGTTTTTGCAAGGGCGCTTATTCTACAAAAAGAATATGCAGAGGCGTGTGACATCATTAGGGCCATTATTTTGTACTTGTACGGGGGGTTTTATATTGATTTCTCAGTGCAGCAAGTGCCCCCTGTAGTGTTTGCTAGCAAACCGATAGAAACGGAAGAGCTTGCGATAAATCTCGAGCCATTTTCACCAATAGCAAGCTCTGTTTATTTACCATTCATTTGTAGTCCCTATTTAC
This region of Pelagibaculum spongiae genomic DNA includes:
- a CDS encoding glycosyltransferase, which produces MLTERLAEALKCFQDTLFGMPEFEMADDLAKLPLKFQEIACLSSSYESVWSYSCLIKQSYFEYIAEHSWKVLLLRHENSELCVCDLSQTARIELRDFSLETQIKLLANVVTAFRSICSILKISSPVPNTKIGVAKTHRVWLGAFPDENLFRSVCASDIKVAEHWKKSCKGVPEIEHVLWTSNIQLLNGSYDHIAKFSNLKIRSIDYLLEEAYSQFPEGRHLFVFARALILQKEYAEACDIIRAIILYLYGGFYIDFSVQQVPPVVFASKPIETEELAINLEPFSPIASSVYLPFICSPYLRQMNMDPKRMANGFEDMLQDFSSRNAQLFPFLENTMMYVGERKSDFSARQLDFMLQAIYSSELYRTNGVVANHRREIMGMSYNGDLPDFHLTFDIYPLHFALWNTLRVDVSKESSGAMRTSYSGLGFEMDRCMPLEFHLNASGSNSSAYHFYIKQGLFKKINNSWAKKDMVKNFRSIEW